The following proteins are encoded in a genomic region of Apodemus sylvaticus chromosome 21, mApoSyl1.1, whole genome shotgun sequence:
- the Arl2bp gene encoding ADP-ribosylation factor-like protein 2-binding protein, producing MDALEEESFALSFSSASDAEFDAVVGCLEDIIMDDEFQLLQRNFMDKYYQEFEDTEENKLTYTPIFNEYISLVEKYIEEQLLERIPGFNMAAFTTTLQHHKDEVAGDIFDMLLTFTDFLAFKEMFLDYRAEKEGRGLDLSSGLVVTSLCKSSSAPASQNNLRH from the exons ATGGACGCCCTAGAAGAAGAGAGCTTCGCGCTGTCCTT CTCCTCTGCCTCTGACGCAGAATTTGATGCTGTGGTTGGATGTTTAGAGGACATTATTATGG ATGACGAGTTCCAGTTATTGCAGAGAAACTTCATGGACAAGTACTACCAGGAATTTGAAGACACAGAAGAGAATAAACTCACCTATACTCCCATTTTCAATGAATAT ATTTCCCTGGTAGAGAAGTACATTGAAGAGCAGTTGCTGGAGCGTATCCCAGGCTTCAACATGGCGGCCTTCACAACCACACTGCA GCACCATAAAGATGAAGTGGCTGGTGACATCTTTGACATGCTGCTCACATTCACAGACTTTCTGGCTTTCAAGGAGATGTTCCTCGACTACAGAGCA GAGAAGGAAGGCCGAGGATTGGACTTAAGCAGCGGCTTGGTCGTGACTTCCCTGTGTAAGTCATCTTCTGCGCCAGCTTCCCAGAACAACCTGCGGCACTAG